AAGAGACATCCTGAAACTTCCAGTAGATTTTGGTGTCTAATCATAATCTACAGGTGACAGAAAAAATAATGTCTTGATTTTCTTTAACATCTCTCCCCAATACTTGCCCTGGTGCTCAGAGGGTCCCTCCTTTCCTGAGCATCTTAATGGGTGGAGGCTAGAGGTTGGAGGTCAACCTGGGTCACGCCGCATCATCATCGAGCTTGAGGGCTGGGGTGCTGGGACACACTGACAAAGGACTACCACCTGAGAGGCTGGCATCGCCTGAGGGCAGGCATAGCAGAGCTTTGGAGAAAAGATCCGTATGGTGGTGCTCCTTTAACTTCGTGGTTCAATTCTACTTGCTGAGGGATAGCCCCATCCCCGGGACCCATAAACTGTCAGAGACAGCATCAAATCACGCTAAGATGAAGGGGTTGTTTCTGGTGGACGCTGTGGAGGAAGGGAGTGAGTTTTGCATCGGGGGGACTCAGGACTCCCCGGGCAGCATGCTGTAGGGCCGTGCGCGGGCCCCTCCTGCCGTGCTCTCCTCAGCTGCCTCCCCCCAGGCGCCCAGGTTGGGTCACCACACACAGGAGAGCCCCACATCCATCCCTGGAAAGGCCGGGGCATGGCGAGGACGGCCCCGACCTCTTCCTGGAACTCCATGGCCATGGAAGAGTAGCCGACAGCATCCTGGCAGCAGCTGGCGTTGGCCGTGTGAGAATCAGGCTGTCTGATGGTGACCACCCTCTGGATGGTGGGGCAGGCCAAATTTGTCCATTGGGCCACGAGCTTGGCCAAGAAGGCCACGTGCAGTGGGAGGAAACAGACCGTGAAGGTGGCCAGGTTGGCCGCCACCATGCAGAGGGCCTTGAGATGTGGGCTGTGGCTTGGGGCAGCGCCTGTGTTCCCTCACGGAGGAGATGCCCGAGCACCTGCCCCACACAGAAGCTCAGGATGAGCtgtgggaggaagaggagctgggagAAGCCCTGCCTGAAGGGTGGGGCTCTACCCGAAGCAGAAGCTGTCTGCTTGTGCAGCCAGGATGTGGACAGGGCCACCGCCCTGAGGACCAGAAGGTGGGGGCGGCCTGCAGAGGAAGGTGCAAGGCGGAGCCGCGGTCCCCAGCGATGGCTGGGATGAGGCACATGCTCACGGAGGTGCTGAGGTAGTAGGAGCTCTTCGAGACCTGCACGGGCGCCCTCCAGTGTGCTGGACCCCCAGCACgctcagcagcagcaggcagTCGGCCGCCACCAGGTTGGCCATGTAGATGCGGTCCTCCGTCCACCTGCGCAGGCAGCAGCAGAAGACGCAGGGTGCCAGGCCGTTGAGTTGCAGGCCCAGCACCAGGATGAGGCCGATGGAGCCACTGGTCACCACCTGTGACAGGACACTCCTGTCCATGCTGCAGCTGTTCGAGCTGTTCCTGGGGGCAGCGGCCACAGACACAGTGGCTCAAGCCTGAGACGGGGTGGAAGATGGTGGGAGCCTCTGCCAGATGGGAATGACAGGTGAACAGACGGGCCAGGTGAGCTTCAGCCGGGGGCTGGGAGGGAAATGCTGCagcccctctctctgctctcctcctccccactaaCCTTTCTCTCcccccctttctcctcccacttCCTGGGCCAGCCCGAACAGCATGGCACGGTCATGGTGCCCTCTCCCCTAACCCGAGGGGGCTCCACCGAGGCCCCCTCCAGACTGTGGATCCGCCACCTCCCCTGCCCCGCTCAGTGTGATGAGGAACCCCATGCCTTGGCCTGGTGCCTGGACCTGGGCCAGTGGCATCCTGCCAGACAAGGGGCTCTGTGAGGGGCTTTTCTCTGAGCCCACAGCCAGGACCTTCTCGGGGTCTGCACCTTGGCCCAGTTATCTGTCCCCCTAGGCCATGTGGCCCTGCGAACGGGGCCCCCAGACTCCTCTGGCAGGCAGAGCTGGCCCACGGTCCTTCCTCGAGAACCCAGGACCCCCACCCACTCTCAGGTCCCCCTCTGAGGGACCAGAAGGGGTCTGCAGAGGAGGGAGCCCCCCCACCAACCTAATCAGGAGAGCGTGAGGGGCCTGGTACCTCTGtggtctgtctgtctccccaggcTCCTGTTGGTCTCTCTGCGTCTcactgtctctgtgtgtctccctCACCCCAAGCTTCTCCCGCTCTGCCCTCTTCCTGCTCACTGTCCTCGTCTTTCTTGGgttttctccctttctcactcCTCCGTTTATCgtctttctccctctcatctcCGGCTCCCTCTACCCGGTCCCCCCATttttctccctcccatctctATCACTGTCCCCCCAGTCTCTCGCTGTCTCCCCCCTCCATCtccctttgcctttttttctcccaGACGGTCCCCCCAACCctgtctctccctccacctccccatcTATCTCCCATTCTCCTCTCATCTCTCACTTGTTTTCTGTTCCAGAGACTGTCTCTGTCTCACAGGGGCTCCTCCCATCTCCTGACCCCTTGCAGACCCTTGTGCCACCTGTCTGACTCAGAAGCTGACTGTCCCTCTGTCCCCACCCTACGCCTGCTTGGTCTCAGAGCTCAGAACCAGCTGCCCACTCTCAGGCGTGGCCCTGGCCTAGGACAGATGAGGCCGGATGAGGACCAGCCGGCCGTCCTGGGAGCCCTCCATGGTGACCAGCAGATGAGCACTGGACAGGCCCGGGAACCCCCTGCATGCACACCTCCACCTCAGAGGGGCTTCGGGGACCCATCCTAATGCAGGGGTGTGTTCCTGCCTGAGCCATGGGTGGCCCCACCCTCAGCATCCCCAGGGGGATGGCAGGCGTAAGTGAGGGGtctgggctgggggctgctgcctgagggtccgCTGGGCTGAGGGTCTGCTCTCCCTCGGGCAACAGGGAACACCAGCAGGACTGACCTTGGGAAGCTGGCCAGGCTGAcctgcaggaggaaggaagccagAGAAAACCGGCTTGTCCCTGGGCTGAGGAAGacctggaggagagaggggcacGAGCGTTGTACTTCCTCCCCGTGAACGCCTGTGAAGCTGCGAGGAGCAGGGCAATGCCCAGGTGTCCTGGGGACACGGTGAGGAACAGTCTGTCGCACAgacctggggctggggtgggagcatCAGGTACTGTGGGGGTGGCAGGGCTCTGAAAGGGGCTGGCAGCCTCTCTATAAGAAGTATGTGCTTCCACCCCCTGCCAGCGCCCCCCCTCAAGAGGATCTCTTGGTGGTCAGTGTCATTTCcgccctcctctgtgctctcacaggggctggggctgggcgaCGCCCTTGCTGCAGGGGACAGGATGCAGACAGCCCCAGAGAGATAGGAGGCGAATGCACGCTTTCCCAGGTGGGTTCCAGTGTGGTCAGCCTGTGCTGGCCATTATCTAGATGTTCACTTTGGGGATGTGGGCAGCTGTTTCCTGAAGTGCTGGCCTTGGGGTTGGCCGGACTCTGCGTTccagcagcccctccctgggAGCAGGGCCGGCCCTGATGCCAGGTTCCTGAAGCAACCCCTGTCCTGCAGCTGCACGGGGCTGACCCCACTTCCCCAGACCCCCAGCACCTCCCTTCTTGCTTTCTCCACTCTCTCTGACCGCTACACCCTGCCGCACAGAAGACTGGAGGTTCTTAGGAAGGATTCCCCTGAGGGCCCGCAGACCATGGGACAGCAGGCACACAGGCAGGTGGGTCCCCGAGATAGGGGAGCTGGGGGGCAGCTCTGCCCACCCACGGCAGCACTGCAGCCCTTCCCTCctcagctgtcttctccctgcGACCAGCTGCGGCCAGGCTTGACCCTGGCAGGAAGAGGAATTGGCTTCACGGAGAAGCCAACTGCTCCAGAGGAAAGACCCAGAGATGCTTCCTCAGCCCCCAGGGGGCCCACCACCCCAGCTGCCCCAGCCTGGTCCGCCCATCAAGGTGCAGAGACCACAAACACTGCCCAAGGATCttcacaaggaaggaaggaaagatcagaatgaaggaaaaggagaaaatcagaGGAACGGACTGACTGGTGGGGGGGCGGCCGAGAGGACTTGAGAACAGCTGCGAGCAACTGGAATAAATAATCCCCAGCAATAAAAAGGCAGCCCCACTGACCACCCCCGCTGACCATGTCCGCTGACCACCCCCGCTGACCACCCAGAAGCCCTGCTGACCGGCCCCGCTGACCACCTGGCAGCCCCGAGGGATAGCAAAATCTTGACATTTTGGAAAGAACTGGACAAAACGAGTCCATACCACGTGTCTCCGTTTATATAAGACTCTAGAAAGTGCAAACTAAGCTGTAGGGACAGCAACTCCGTGGGGGCTTGAGGGAGGCGGCGGGGTGACGACAGTGGCAGCAGCCCCACAGACACATCCACACGCTGAACGGTACCCTCTGAATATGTGCAATTCACTGTGCATCAGTTATGTCTCGATAAAGTCGTTGAACCAGATGAAAAGGAAAACCCCCAGAGAGCTTCGAGGAGATGGGGCAGCTGTGGAGTGAGAAGGGGACGctacttttaaaaaggaattacCCAGGGGGTCAGCCCgaaggcacagtggttaagtgcacacattctgcttctcggcggcctggggttcgccaggtcagatcccgggtgcaaacatgacaccgcttggcaaaagccatgctgtggtaggtgtcctacatatacagtagaggaaggtgggcatggatgttagctcagggccagtcttcctcagcaaaaagaggaagattggcagtagttagctcagggctaaccttcctcaaaaaaaaaaaaaaaagaaaagaaaagaaaagaaaagaaagaaaaaaggaattacccaaaaccaagaaagagctCCTGAATAATTACTGAGAGAAAATTCAATGAAAGGGTTGTGAAATAAAGATGCACTATCCCCAGCAGACATAGacaacaggaaataaaaataaagacggGAAGCAGGAGGTCAGTCTGAGACCTCTGACTTCCGACTCACGGAGTCCCAGGAAGAGAGGAGTCGGCGGAAGAAATGGCCGGAGGAGAACATGCTCGTTTCTAGAACTGAGGGCTCTGGGCCTCAGATCGGAGGAGTGCATCGTGTCCCCAGACCAAGTGCCTCCTTGTGCAGTGTCAATGCttgaaggacaaagaaaacatCCTAGGTGCTCCCAGAGCAGAAAAGCCAGACGACACACAGACTCTTCGGAATCGAGGGCCGGGGGGCCGGGGGACTGGCCAGCAGCACCTTCAGCTTCTGTTTGAAAATTGTCGGCCGGGCGCTTAGATTTTGCCTCAAGCCCAACTCTCTGATTGGAAGCAGCTTGTGCTGGGAGCTCTCTGGGTCCCTCCCGGGCCTGGTCTGTACTCTGCAGCCACCACACCTGTCCGCTCCTGGGGGACTGCAGATGGCCCCACTTCCTGGGAGGTGCCTCACCTCCAGCTGACCGCACACGTGCCCTCTGGCTGTTCCCAAGTGGTCTGGGTTGCTAAGCTCTCACCAGCCTACCCCCTTCTAGACCCTCTCCAGGGTGACTGTGGTCCCATCTAGAACAGTTTCCCTAACCCAATAAAATGTCCCTAGCAGAGAGAGAATGAGCTTGTATCCTCCCATATTCTCAGCCCTGTACTCCTGTTGATGCAGCCTCAAGATGAATCGCTTTTCTTTCAGATGCCTCTTCCTTGTCAACTCCTGGTGAGCCCGGTCCTGATCAGTGTGCCAGGCTGCTCCTAAGCCCTCTGGGGGGTCTGTGGACAGTCTCCTGCTAGGAAGAGGCTCTTCCACTTGGCTTGGCCTGGCCCAGAGGTAACACTCTGGTGTAGGATGCTCAGAGCCTAGGGGTCGTGATCAGGGTTCAGAAGTCAGTTCTTGGGATGCTTGACAACGTCCGTGCTTTCACCTCAGCTCCTTTTCTCGTTGTTTCTTGGGGAGTTCCGTGAAAGTCTAGCTACTGCCATCTTGCTGGGagccaggagggagaggggctgtgTGCACCCCCTCTCAGCCACAGCCTGGGGAGGAGCAGCACCCCAGTGGGCCAGTGAGGGGGCAGGAGTGCCCCTGGAGTCTGTGCATCCTTCAGGAGGCCGGAGGGTCCTTGGAGAGCTGGGGGCTTCCTCCACCACCGGGCCCACCAGCACCCTCATCAGGAGACCCTGCGGAGGCTCCCAGGAGGGccagcctctcccctcctgctgctctcccttcctccaccccggTGAGGACAGCCCTGACCTGTGCGGAGCTCACAGCACTCTGCACCTCTGAGCCCAGAGGGAGCCTCAGAATCCCTCTTAACACAGAGCTCTAGGAAGCTACTACCACTGGGCCAGAGTTAACCTTTTGGTCTAAAGCTCTTTTCTATTGTTGGTCTACACTGGCTACCTGGGTGCCCCCTCTTCTCTGTCCCACAGTGCTCGGGGGCGGTTAGAGCTGAGTCCCAGGCCATATTCTGTCTGTCTCCCTGGATCCCCATTCTGGCCAAGATCAGGACTAGACGTCTACACTCAGCCCGGCTCCACTGGTCAGTCCAAGGTGAGAATCATTCCGTGGACTCCTTGGTCCCTTGGAAAACGAAAATCCTGGACCGTCAGGGTGGTAGAAGGGCTGGAAACTGTCAGCTTCGCGATGCCCCCAGAAGGGCATTTCAGATGGTGGGGCTGGAGGACCAGAGTGGAGTGCAGACGCGTGGGGAGCACTGGATGGGGTGAGGGGTGTGGGGAGTCGTGGGGAGTGAAGTGTGTGGGGCGTCGTGGGGAGACAGGATGGGGTTAGGGGTTTGCAGTCGTGGGGAGAGTGGacggggtgagggggtggggctggTTGCGGGGCAGGTGCCTGTGTCTGGGGGCACAGGAGGGTCCCAAGGCTGGGGAGGGAAgcgggctggagggaggagagagtgcAGGCCTGCCTCCAGGGGTCAGCCTACAGCTCTCAGGCCCGCATCCTCACTCAGTCTGGGGCCTGGATCTAGGGGGCTCCCCTGGGTTGGGGGGGCGGTGGAGGGGTACGAGACGGTCAGGCAGCGTGAGCCCTGATGGAGTGTGGAGGAGGGGCGTGGGGCAGACCCCCAGGACCTGGGCACTGCATGAGGCAAAGGATGGGGCTCTGGACACTGGCCACAGTGATTCCTGACTTTGGCCCGTGACAGAGTATCAAAGTGCTGGAAAGGTCCGGCTCAGCTGAAGGTGGGTGCCCTGAAGGGAGAGGATGGGACAGTGCTGGGGGGACCGGGCTGCTGGGCCCCTGCCCCTGTCCCGCCCCTGCACCCTGGGCTCCCCGTGGGCTCTGtgttccccctcctcccagaagcCTGCGGCAGGGCTGCTTCCAGCAGTGGGCAGAAGCCCTGGGGAGGCCCAGGTGCTGCCCAGGCCAGGGGCGCCGCCTGACTGAGGGGAAGGTGAGGCCTCCAGAGCCCCCAAGGAATGCAGGCCCTCAGCTCAACCACCTGCCAACCCACAGCAAGCTCCCAGGAGCCCCTCAGGCCCTCCGCCATGGTGGGCAGGCCCAGGATTGATGGTGTGAGCTCTCCTTCAAAAGTCTGAGCCTCAGCACAGGACAGCAACACACTACAGGGAGCACGGACCTCCCGAGGGTGGACACTCCTGAGTGGGGTCCCCCCCAAGCATGGCTCCCCCCCGAGCATGGATCCCCGCAAGTATGGACCCCCTGAGTATGGACCCTTTGGAGCGAGGTTCCCCTGAGCCGGGGCCCTCAGGGCATAAGCCCCACACCCATGAGGCCGGCCCTGCCAGGACGTTGCTGCCATTCTCACTCCAGTGACACAGCCGGGAGGGAGGGCAAGGCAGTTGTTGGTGCCCGAGGAGACATGGGTGGGAGGAGACAGACTTGGGTTTGAGCCCAGGCCGCCTTGGACCAGCACCCACAGGGGGCCTCTGGAATGCGCCAGTTGTTGGTTCCAACTTGAGTTTGGATGCCTGGCCCCAGgcagggaggcacagagaggtgggcGCAGCACAAACCAGTCTGGGTGCCCACACTTCCGCCTGCTGGGCACCCAACCCCTGCCTCCACTGGTCAGGGCCTCCAGCTTCTCTGAAGGAAGCACGAGGGGACATGTTCCCTTGACAGACCCTGGCCACCTCCTCACTGTCCCCACACCCCTACCCTGGTGCAGCTGCACAGCCCCCACGAGGCTCGAGGGGTCCTGGCCCTGCGTGGCAGGAGGAAACCAGCATGTGGCCTTTAGCGCGGCCCTCCCAGGAGCTGCACATGGCCCCCACCAGACCTCCAgatggctgggggtggggcggggcgacAGGCAGGTGGCAGGGCTCAGGAAAGCCCCCAAGTGGACAGCCCTAGAGACTCATCTGGGAAGatgctcctccccctccctcctcccaccatgCGAGCACTGGgggggcacacacacacacagacacacacacacacacacacacacacacacacacacacggccctgtcagggccagccctggtggagTGCTTTATTCCAGCCCTGGTGGGGCGGCCGCAGAAAGCTGGCCATCAAGGCCTCAAAGCACTTAGCACGCACTCACCCCCTAGTGGCCAGATGCACTAGGCTCTGGGCACGGCAGGCGGGCAGCTCATCCCAGGGCCCCTGGGAGTGGTGGCCTTACTCAGGCTTCTCCTCTTGCCCTTGTCCCCATCCCTCTCGCAGCCCAGGGGTGGGATGTCACCTCCCCAATATCTGTGCCTGGGTCATCCCTGCCCTCCCCGGGTCTCCTGGAGAGTGCCCACAGCCCACGGCAAGTTCAGGGCTGATGCTGGGGCTCCTTGCTGCTGGGCACAGGTTCCCCCAGCAGGCAGCACCTTCCGGAGAGCTCGGGACCTGGCCCACCGTGCTCATGGCTTGTCTCCTAGGCCAGGGTCACACACAGAGACTCCTGGCTCTTGTGGACCTTGGCAGTGGGGAGCCCGGGCAGTGCCGACGCCTCCTGGAACTCCTTGGCCATGTAGTAGTAGCAGATGGCGTCCAGGCAGCAGTTGCCGTCCGAGAGCCTACTGGTGATGTAGAGGGCCCGGCGGATGACGCAGGCGGGCAGACTCGTGGCCATGTACACCGTCAGCATCACGTGCAAGGGCAGGAAGCAgaccacaaacacaaccaggttcgCCCAAACCATGCGGGCGGCCTTCTGGCTGGCCTCCACCTGGCCCAAGTCAGCGGTCGGCCTCCGGCCCAGGGCGGTCACCACCTGCAGAGAGCAGAAGACCAGCACAACCAGCGGCGGGTAGAAGCCCAGCAGCGAGAAGACCGCAGTGTTGTAGTTTTGCTTGGAGAGGCTGGTGAAGCAGAAGCCGCCCTCCTGCATCCCCAGGATCCAGCGAAGCACCAGGGAGCCAACCACCAGCACCCAGAGCACCAGGCACACGGCCATGGCCTGCCGCGGGGAGCGGAGCCCGCGGACATGCATTGGGTGCCGCACGGCCAGGTAGCGGTCCACGGCGATGGCCATGATCAGGCTGATgctcatgtacctgttggccagaTAAATGCCCTGGGAGAGCTGGCAGAACGGCGTGTCCTTGGTGGTGCTGTACTTCAGGGAGTACAGCACGAACGGCAGGGTGCAGAGCAGGCAGAGGTCGGCCACGGCCAGGTTGGCCATGTAGACGCGGGTCTCCGTCCACTGCTGCATGCGGCAGCACAGCACCCAGAGCGCCAGGCTGTTGAGCAGCAGGCCCAGCACCAGCACCACGCCCGTGTAGGTATAGAAGATGCTCATAGCCGCCTGGGGCCAGGTGAGCTCGTTGGAGCTGCAGTTGCTGTTGTTCATGGtcctggggctgcaggaggggagcaggggtgaggagggcaggcagggacCGGGGTGCCCTGGGGCTGGCAAGGCCCCGCCCATCTCTGGCCGGGGGTGCAGGAGGTGAGCCTTCACCCCACATCCAGAAGCCCCAAACTCATCTTCCCAAAGAAATCATAGCAATCTTAAGGAGCTCCGAGGCACCCTCCAGTCCAAACCCCCGCCCACCcgacaggtggggaaactgaggccgtaAGAGGCTGAGCAGGCCCAAGTTTGCACAGGGAGCCAGCCCAGGGCTGGAACCAgatcccctttccctctctccagccctgctgctgggcaggaaggaaggcaggaggagctCACTGGCCACCTCCAGGCCCAGCCGAGCTGACTGTCAGCTCTGGGATCCCGAGGGGCCTCTCAGTCCGCCAGCTCTCCGGTCAGAGCCAGGGCGGCCCACTGCCCCTCCACCCCTCCGCACACCTGGCTGCCAGAGGCACCTGCTCTTGACCCACACCTGCACCTCAGCAGGGTGGTCAGCAGCTACCCTACCTGGTCGTTCCTGGCAGCAGAGGTCCAGGACAGCAGAGGCTGTGGCTCAGGGCTGCTTCCCAGAAGACTCCAGAACTCtggtctccctcctccctccttccctccctccttcctgtgctgagagttgcccatcatcctcttcCTGAGGGAACAGTGGCCTGAAGGGACCTCCCCAGGCaccaccctctctctctccctccctcccagtgcCCGCCTACCCCTGTCCCGTGCCCTGAGGTCCCACTTGGACTTGCCTGAGGCCCCATCCCAAGTCCCATCTGGGGTCAGGAGTGCCCCCTTGAGCTCCCTGTGCAGAGCCACGAGGGCAGCCCTGGCCCTCCAGGCCCAGACCAGAGGCTCAGAGCTGGCCTCAGGGTGGCACTGGGTGTCCTCCACCCTGTCATCATCAGGAGCGCCTGCATGGCCTCGCCCTCCACCGTCAATGCCACTCTCTTACTCCCCTGGACGCGCTCCATGACACAGCCCAGGAGGGCTGGGACAAGCCTGCCAGGGCCGGGGTGGACGTGGTCAGGGGTCTGACATCCAGGGTGTGGCACATGATGTGCTGGGCAAACCTGGGTTTTGCCATCATAAGGGGGTGCTGGTGTGACACATGTGGAATCAGGAGCATTGCATGAGTGGCCAGCAGGCCAAGCGTCTGGCACAGGGCACGTACCTGTCACATGCCCCATGCCCCGACTTTGGTTCCTCTGGCTGGAGGGGCCTGGAGGGGTGAGTGGGAGTGCCCTGCCTTCCCCAGTGAGTGCCGGGCACTCTGGGGACTCCCCGTCCCTTAGGTGTGATTCGGAAGGGGGCTCAGTCCACCCAGGAGGGCTCAGAGCCAGgcctctctgcttctgctccccctgccccttccccacacaGGAAGGGAAGAAATATCCAGAATCAAGCTCTTGCAGAGTCATTAGGCTCATTTCCTCAGCAGCGGCCCCCTGGGAACCTCCAGGCCACAGTCCATCAGGGAAGCAGGAGTGCCCGCTTCAGCCAGAAACAGGAATATTCCACCAAATCATCCCATCCCAGCTCTTGTGAGTTTTAATGGCTCATTTGCCAGCAATTAAAGCTTCACGAATGCTTTCCGTGGTGGGAAATGTCTACACACCCCTCAggattctctctctttgtttttgaaagattctGCTTGTTCTCTCCCCGTTCTGTGAGtgacccctccctctgcccaggctcTGAGGCCTCATAGACCATGAGCCCGGCCAGGCTCCGCAGACTCCCTCAGAACCCGCCGAAACCAACGGCTGGCTCTTCCCTTCCCGTCCGCCCTGCCCTCCTGACACGGCCACAGGCCCCCGGGAAACACCTGCAACCTGCCAGACCCGCCCTGCGTGGTCCCCGCACCAGCCCAGAACCCTCAGGACCTGCTGGGACTGTCCCGAGATTCTGTGGGGTCAGCCGCTACAGGGGGTCCTCTGTGTCATCGGCATTGTCCCGTCTCCCTACCTGAGCCAGGCCTAGGTCCAGCCCCTTACTACTCCGGCCAGTGGTGCCTGCAGCCGTGGACAATGGCTGCCCCTTCCAGACTACCCGCAGCCCAGGGCACTTCTGGCCAGGGAGGTGGGCCTGGCCACCACCTCTGATGCCC
This Equus asinus isolate D_3611 breed Donkey chromosome 19, EquAss-T2T_v2, whole genome shotgun sequence DNA region includes the following protein-coding sequences:
- the GPR35 gene encoding G-protein coupled receptor 35, which codes for MNNSNCSSNELTWPQAAMSIFYTYTGVVLVLGLLLNSLALWVLCCRMQQWTETRVYMANLAVADLCLLCTLPFVLYSLKYSTTKDTPFCQLSQGIYLANRYMSISLIMAIAVDRYLAVRHPMHVRGLRSPRQAMAVCLVLWVLVVGSLVLRWILGMQEGGFCFTSLSKQNYNTAVFSLLGFYPPLVVLVFCSLQVVTALGRRPTADLGQVEASQKAARMVWANLVVFVVCFLPLHVMLTVYMATSLPACVIRRALYITSRLSDGNCCLDAICYYYMAKEFQEASALPGLPTAKVHKSQESLCVTLA